A region from the Triticum aestivum cultivar Chinese Spring chromosome 3D, IWGSC CS RefSeq v2.1, whole genome shotgun sequence genome encodes:
- the LOC123080479 gene encoding protein SRG1 has translation MASAAVCSPKQQQQRQEEDGGVVKIGRVDDVQELQRACVDDVPERYVRDGDDRPGGANVCAHAEIPVIDAGELRRGGGDGDELEKLRQACEEWGFFQVVNHGIDGELLDEMERLSREFFMLPLEEKERYPMAPGGIQGYGHAFVFSEDQKLDWCNMLALGVSPAFIRQPMLWPTTPAAFTDTLERYSAEVRALCHRLLEHIAETLGLAPGTFAGMFGDAVQAVRMNFYPPCPRPDLVLGLSAHSDGSAVTVLQQDAGRAGLQVLRDGAWVPVHPVPHALVVNLGDSLEVLTNGRYKSVEHRAVTNGEQDRLSIVTFYAPAYDVELGPLPELVADGEPCRYRRFKHGEYSRHYVTSKLEGKKTLDFAKIN, from the exons ATGGCTTCTGCGGCCGTCTGCTCCcctaagcagcagcagcagcggcaggagGAGGATGGTGGGGTTGTCAAGATCGGGCGGGTGGACGACGTGCAGGAGCTGCAGAGGGCGTGCGTGGACGACGTGCCGGAGCGGTACGTCCGGGACGGCGACGACCGGCCGGGCGGCGCTAACGTGTGCGCGCACGCGGAGATCCCCGTcatcgacgccggcgagctccggcgcggcggcggcgatggggacgAGCTGGAGAAGCTCAGGCAGGCCTGCGAGGAGTGGGGCTTCTTCCAG GTTGTGAACCATGGCATCGACGGCGAGCTGCTGGACGAGATGGAGAGGTTGTCGAGGGAGTTCTTCATGCTGCCGCTGGAGGAGAAGGAGCGGTACCCCATGGCGCCGGGCGGCATCCAGGGCTACGGCCACGCCTTCGTCTTCTCCGAGGACCAGAAGCTCGACTGGTGCAACATGCTGGCGCTCGGCGTGTCCCCGGCGTTCATCCGGCAGCCCATGCTCTGGCCGACCACGCCGGCCGCCTTCACCGACACCCTCGAGAGGTACTCCGCCGAGGTCAGGGCGCTCTGCCATCGTCTCCTGGAGCACATCGCCGAGACGCTGGGCCTGGCGCCCGGCACGTTCGCGGGCATGTTCGGCGACGCGGTGCAGGCGGTGCGGATGAACTTCTACCCACCGTGCCCGCGGCCGGACCTGGTGCTGGGGCTGAGCGCGCACTCCGACGGGAGCGCGGTCACCGTGCTCCAGCAGGACGCCGGCCGCGCGGGGCTACAGGTGCTCAGGGACGGCGCCTGGGTGCCCGTCCACCCCGTCCCGCACGCCCTCGTCGTCAACCTCGGCGACTCGCTCGAGGTGCTCACCAACGGCAGGTACAAGAGCGTGGAGCACCGGGCGGTGACCAACGGCGAGCAGGACCGCCTGTCCATCGTGACGTTCTACGCGCCAGCCTACGACGTCGAGCTCGGCCCACTGCCGGAGCTAGTCGCCGACGGGGAGCCCTGCCGGTACCGGAGGTTCAAGCACGGCGAGTACAGCCGGCACTACGTCACCAGCAAGCTCGAGGGCAAGAAGACGCTGGACTTCGCCAAGATCAACTAG